The following are from one region of the Syngnathus acus chromosome 10, fSynAcu1.2, whole genome shotgun sequence genome:
- the sfxn1 gene encoding sideroflexin-1: MAAELSTTINIKEPRWDQSTFVGRAKHFFTVTDPRNVLLTNEQLERAHKIITDYRKGIVSPGLTEDELWRAKYVFDSAFHPDTGEKMILIGRMSAQVPMNMTITGCMMTFYKTTPAVLFWQWINQSFNAIVNYTNRSGDAPITVNQLGTAYVSATTGAVATALGLNALTKHVSPLIGRFVPFAAVAAANCINIPLMRQRELKHGIPITDENDNRIGESSKAAQQAISQVVVSRILMASPGMAIPPFLMNHLEKKAFLRRFPWMSAPIQVSLVGFCLVFATPLCCALFPQKSSISVSRLEPELQEKIRVSHPGLERVYFNKGL, encoded by the exons ATGGCCGCAGAGCTCTCCACAACCATCAACATCAAGGAGCCCCGCTGGGACCAGAGCACATTTGTGGGCCGTGCCAAGCATTTCTTCACTGTCACCGACCCGCGGAACGTCCTCCTCACCAACGAACAGCTAGAACGCGCCCACAAAATCATCACCGACTACAG AAAAGGAATCGTCTCCCCGGGGCTGACAGAAGACGAACTGTGGCGAGCCAAATATGTCTTTGACTCCGCTTTCCATCCGGATACCGGAGAGAAGATGATCCTGATTGGCCGCATGTCAGCGCAGGTTCCGATGAATATGACCATCACTGGATGCATGATGACATTTTACAA GACCACTCCAGCTGTGTTGTTCTGGCAGTGGATCAATCAGTCTTTCAACGCAATCGTGAACTACACCAACAGAAGCGGCGACGCTCCTATCACGGTCAA TCAGCTTGGCACGGCGTATGTTTCGGCCACCACGGGGGCAGTAGCTACCGCGCTAGGACTAAATGCACTAACAAAG CACGTCTCACCTCTGATCGGACGCTTTGTTCCGTTCGCTGCTGTAGCCGCTGCAAATTGCATCAACATCCCATTGATGAGGCAAAG AGAACTGAAACACGGTATTCCCATAACAGATGAGAACGACAACAGGATAGGAGAATCCTCCAAAGCGGCACAGCAGGCCATCTCTCAGGTTGTGGTCTCAAGGATCCTCATGGCTTCTCCAGGAATGG ccaTCCCACCCTTTTTAATGAACCATTTGGAGAAAAAGGCCTTTCTGAGG AGGTTCCCATGGATGAGTGCACCAATTCAAGTCAGTTTGGTGGGATTCTG CCTGGTGTTCGCAACGCCACTGTGCTGTGCATTGTTCCCCCAGAAGAG CTCGATTTCAGTTAGTCGCCTGGAGCCCGAGCTGCAAGAGAAGATCCGGGTCAGCCACCCGGGCCTTGAGCGAGTCTACTTCAACAAGGGGCTATGA